A genomic region of Pseudomonas sp. MPC6 contains the following coding sequences:
- a CDS encoding ATP-binding cassette domain-containing protein: MQTLIRTACKKHAALLTSTITTIIVLKLIALAPPLLLGNVVDALNNDSHTTLNTLLTLTAAFALAGCIQAIINPLQIFLLSRLVQQIVMNASIDWMSELMRKEFCHFDSWRIGHFIKSVERGITAHEQLLTFFVTVGFPMCLEFLIVGGIFLYMGGAGIFLALTGLGILYLFVTHKIIRWRRKHIDAVNDQEDELSAILFNTLTAGKSIKLERSERTATQPLNRAFAQYANAAVTVTSSGGFLSAAKILFVSLSTAGLLGWGVFDQLSGEPSISVGQLVAIFSIAGSFLLNITALTEGYRVLDQFLADQRRLQQLLSLPNFDHDNRQAEITSRHASTMVLAPCVVTDNRAVRLSIANAITFQQGQSVAITGPSGAGKTTLLETLAGLNASVRSQLSIDGLPVCRLSALTHLNCLRYCPQSPQFLEGTFDRSVLFGINPSPHLHQAIQRLNLEEIVTRRNLSENAANISGGEAKRLSLLRLINRPGHFNLFDEPSASIEPKLATPVWDLLFDTFAERGLICVTHDVGHLYRFDRVIVMQDGAIIDDGPWCELVNRKAIKALLSDLQPQA, translated from the coding sequence CTCAACACGCTACTTACCCTGACGGCAGCGTTTGCCCTGGCTGGATGCATTCAAGCGATCATTAATCCACTGCAAATTTTTCTTTTATCCAGATTAGTGCAGCAGATCGTGATGAATGCATCCATAGACTGGATGTCAGAGTTGATGCGCAAAGAATTTTGTCATTTCGATTCGTGGCGCATCGGACATTTCATCAAATCCGTGGAGCGCGGCATCACGGCCCATGAACAATTATTGACATTCTTCGTGACCGTCGGATTCCCCATGTGTCTGGAGTTTTTGATCGTGGGGGGTATTTTTCTTTATATGGGTGGTGCCGGGATTTTCCTCGCACTGACCGGTCTTGGCATCCTCTACCTGTTTGTCACCCATAAAATAATCAGGTGGCGCAGAAAGCATATTGATGCAGTCAACGACCAAGAGGATGAGTTAAGTGCGATTTTGTTCAATACCCTGACCGCGGGAAAATCGATAAAACTGGAAAGATCCGAACGCACAGCAACACAACCGTTGAATCGCGCCTTCGCGCAATACGCCAACGCAGCAGTAACCGTGACAAGCTCCGGCGGCTTCCTGAGCGCGGCAAAAATTTTATTTGTCAGCCTCTCCACGGCAGGATTGCTGGGCTGGGGTGTTTTCGATCAATTGTCGGGCGAGCCAAGCATCAGCGTCGGGCAACTGGTAGCCATATTTTCCATTGCGGGAAGTTTTTTACTCAACATCACCGCGCTTACCGAAGGTTATCGAGTACTGGACCAATTTCTCGCTGACCAGCGTCGACTGCAGCAATTGTTGTCATTGCCAAACTTTGACCATGACAACCGTCAAGCCGAAATCACATCCCGGCACGCCTCGACCATGGTGCTCGCCCCCTGCGTAGTGACCGATAACAGAGCGGTCCGGTTATCAATCGCGAATGCCATCACCTTTCAACAAGGCCAATCGGTCGCCATTACCGGTCCCAGCGGGGCGGGAAAAACCACCTTGCTGGAAACGCTGGCCGGATTGAATGCTTCGGTCAGAAGTCAGTTGAGCATCGACGGCCTGCCGGTTTGCAGGTTGAGCGCCCTGACCCACTTGAATTGCCTGAGATATTGTCCTCAATCACCGCAGTTCCTGGAAGGCACCTTCGACCGCTCGGTTCTGTTCGGAATCAATCCTTCGCCACATCTGCACCAGGCGATACAACGATTGAACCTTGAAGAGATTGTTACCCGGCGAAACCTCAGCGAAAACGCGGCCAATATTTCCGGTGGCGAAGCCAAACGCCTGTCGCTACTGCGCCTGATCAACAGACCAGGACACTTCAATCTGTTCGACGAGCCAAGTGCGTCGATCGAACCGAAGCTCGCCACTCCGGTGTGGGATTTGCTTTTCGACACCTTCGCCGAGCGCGGACTGATTTGTGTCACTCACGACGTTGGCCACCTGTATCGCTTTGATCGAGTCATCGTCATGCAGGACGGTGCGATTATCGACGACGGCCCGTGGTGTGAGTTGGTTAACAGAAAGGCAATCAAAGCGCTGTTGAGCGACCTTCAACCGCAAGCGTAA
- a CDS encoding LysR family transcriptional regulator: MDVFQTMRFFVAVAQSGSFTAAAELLDTNTTNVSKAVSSLEARLQTRLINRTTRRLALTEAGMRYLQRCENILDEVREADEEAGTAQTLPVGRLKIHAMSAIGNHYVIDAIAQYREIYPSVMFDLTLTNRLPDLLEEGYDMSIVLARDLPDSGFVAQRLGITCSILCASPGYLQKRGIPDSPGALGAHDCLRIVNTVMPVENWAFKGPQGVETVNVPLSPFHINTADGMTVAIKHGMGIGIQPIASAVDGLKAGALVRVLPDYHLEELSLFAIYPSRKFVDAKIKTWVEFLKNAIPGLLAADEKIAGSPKKNNQSAV, from the coding sequence ATGGACGTTTTCCAAACCATGCGGTTTTTTGTGGCGGTCGCCCAGAGCGGCAGTTTCACGGCGGCGGCCGAACTACTGGACACCAACACCACCAACGTCTCCAAAGCCGTTTCCAGTCTGGAAGCCAGGTTGCAGACCCGCCTGATCAACCGGACGACCCGACGCCTGGCATTGACCGAAGCCGGCATGCGTTATCTGCAACGCTGCGAGAACATTCTTGACGAGGTACGGGAAGCCGATGAGGAAGCGGGCACTGCCCAGACCCTGCCCGTCGGCCGCCTGAAAATTCATGCGATGTCAGCCATCGGCAATCATTACGTGATCGATGCCATTGCCCAATACCGAGAGATTTACCCCTCGGTCATGTTTGACCTGACACTGACCAATCGGCTACCGGATTTGCTGGAGGAGGGGTATGACATGTCGATTGTTCTGGCGCGGGATTTACCCGACTCGGGTTTTGTCGCTCAGCGACTCGGCATTACCTGCAGCATTCTCTGCGCGTCGCCCGGGTACTTGCAGAAGCGCGGCATCCCCGATTCTCCAGGTGCTCTTGGCGCCCATGATTGCTTGAGGATCGTTAATACGGTGATGCCCGTCGAGAATTGGGCATTCAAGGGGCCGCAAGGGGTAGAAACAGTCAACGTGCCCTTGTCGCCTTTTCATATCAATACCGCCGATGGCATGACGGTGGCGATAAAACACGGGATGGGTATCGGCATCCAGCCTATTGCGTCTGCGGTCGATGGCCTCAAGGCGGGCGCTTTGGTGCGGGTGCTGCCGGACTATCATCTCGAAGAGTTGAGTCTGTTTGCCATCTATCCGTCACGCAAATTCGTCGATGCCAAAATAAAGACGTGGGTGGAGTTTCTTAAAAACGCCATTCCAGGCCTGTTGGCAGCAGATGAAAAAATCGCAGGCTCGCCAAAAAAAAATAATCAATCCGCGGTTTGA
- a CDS encoding DUF2790 domain-containing protein yields the protein MKISRMALLLVLATAGVQAHADENETTGNASQTPVENYTYSTKLDIDKVITVTDIADQCGPVPAQMTYEDSHGQRHVLQYQVMGTGCSNG from the coding sequence ATGAAAATTTCCAGAATGGCGCTTCTTCTCGTTCTTGCTACTGCCGGCGTACAGGCCCATGCGGACGAGAACGAGACAACCGGCAACGCCAGCCAGACTCCGGTGGAAAATTACACTTACTCAACAAAACTCGACATCGACAAAGTCATCACGGTGACCGATATTGCCGATCAGTGCGGGCCGGTCCCGGCGCAGATGACCTATGAAGACTCCCACGGTCAGCGTCATGTGCTGCAATATCAAGTGATGGGCACTGGCTGTTCCAACGGTTGA
- a CDS encoding aldo/keto reductase, producing the protein MSYEAFHDALRDTRFPLVHGSGEMPAVGFGTLFRDLAVTTQAVKDALQTGFRHFDCAERYRNEDQVGVAMKEMIEAGKVRREEVFITTKLWNTNHRPERVEPAFAASCRRLQVDYIDCYLIHTPFAFQPGENQDPRDEQGNVIYDRDVTLIETWRALECLVDQGRCKSIGLSDITLEALKEIVAAARIKPAVVQVEAHPYLPEWELLEFCQQQGIIVLAFAPLGHGMAPNVLEDDVITGIARRLRKTPAQVALAWSVQRGVAFLTTSATLSHIQENFDIATLPHRAMHEIKTDITTRVRFNSVVETGVPGFIARKK; encoded by the coding sequence ATGTCATATGAAGCTTTTCACGATGCACTGCGCGATACCCGTTTTCCTCTTGTGCACGGCTCGGGTGAGATGCCGGCTGTCGGGTTCGGCACCTTGTTCCGCGATCTGGCGGTCACCACCCAAGCGGTCAAGGACGCACTGCAAACAGGCTTTCGCCATTTCGATTGTGCAGAACGCTATCGCAATGAGGACCAGGTCGGCGTTGCCATGAAGGAAATGATCGAGGCGGGGAAGGTCCGCCGGGAGGAGGTGTTCATTACCACCAAACTGTGGAACACCAACCATCGTCCCGAGCGAGTCGAGCCTGCTTTTGCAGCCAGTTGCCGACGGCTCCAGGTGGACTATATCGACTGCTATCTGATCCATACGCCCTTCGCCTTTCAACCTGGCGAGAACCAGGACCCGAGAGACGAGCAGGGGAACGTCATCTACGACCGTGACGTGACGTTGATCGAAACCTGGCGGGCGCTCGAGTGTCTGGTGGATCAAGGCCGCTGCAAGTCCATCGGCCTGTCCGATATCACCCTGGAGGCTTTAAAGGAAATCGTGGCGGCGGCCCGGATCAAACCGGCCGTGGTGCAGGTTGAAGCCCACCCTTATCTGCCTGAGTGGGAGCTGCTGGAATTTTGCCAACAGCAAGGAATCATCGTCCTCGCGTTTGCGCCACTCGGGCATGGCATGGCGCCGAACGTGCTGGAAGACGACGTGATAACCGGGATCGCCCGGCGCTTGCGCAAGACCCCGGCGCAAGTTGCACTGGCCTGGTCGGTGCAGCGTGGAGTCGCTTTCCTGACCACTTCTGCAACACTGAGCCATATTCAGGAAAACTTTGATATTGCGACGCTGCCTCATCGGGCCATGCATGAAATCAAGACCGATATTACAACCCGGGTACGCTTCAACTCGGTAGTGGAAACCGGCGTGCCTGGCTTCATTGCGCGGAAAAAGTGA
- the glyA gene encoding serine hydroxymethyltransferase, with protein sequence MFSKHDQIKGYDDELLAAINAEDARQEHHIELIASENYTSQRVMEAQGSGLTNKYAEGYPGKRYYGGCEHVDVVEQLAIDRAKQLFGADYANVQPHSGSQANAAVYLALLQAGDTVLGMSLAHGGHLTHGAKVSFSGKLYNAVQYGIDTDTGLIDYDEVERLAVEHQPKMLIAGFSAYSKTLDFPRFRQIADKVGAYLFVDMAHVAGLVATGLYPNPLPYADVVTTTTHKTLRGPRGGLILARSNPELEKKLNAAVFPGGQGGPLMHVIAAKAVCFKEALEPAFKTYQAQVIRNAQAMAKVFIDRGYDVVSGGTDNHLFLVSLIRQGLTGKDADAALGRAGITVNKNAVPNDPQSPFVTSGLRIGTPAITSRGFKEAQSIELAGWICDILDHLSDADVEAQVASLAAAMCSDFPVYRD encoded by the coding sequence ATGTTCAGCAAGCACGACCAGATCAAAGGCTACGACGATGAACTGCTGGCGGCGATCAATGCCGAGGACGCACGGCAAGAGCATCACATCGAATTGATCGCCTCGGAAAACTACACCAGCCAACGGGTGATGGAGGCGCAAGGCAGTGGCCTGACCAACAAGTATGCCGAAGGCTATCCGGGCAAGCGTTATTACGGTGGCTGCGAGCATGTCGACGTGGTCGAGCAGTTGGCTATCGACCGCGCCAAACAGCTGTTCGGCGCCGACTACGCCAACGTCCAGCCGCACTCCGGCAGCCAGGCCAACGCCGCGGTGTATCTGGCGTTGCTGCAGGCCGGTGATACCGTGCTGGGCATGAGCCTGGCCCATGGCGGTCACCTGACCCACGGCGCCAAGGTCAGTTTTTCCGGCAAGCTCTACAACGCGGTGCAGTACGGCATCGACACCGATACCGGGCTGATCGATTACGACGAAGTCGAGCGCCTGGCGGTCGAGCATCAGCCGAAAATGCTCATCGCCGGGTTCTCGGCCTACTCCAAGACCCTGGATTTCCCGCGCTTCCGGCAGATCGCCGATAAAGTCGGCGCCTACCTGTTCGTCGACATGGCCCACGTCGCCGGGCTGGTCGCGACCGGTCTGTACCCGAACCCGCTGCCGTACGCCGATGTGGTCACCACCACCACCCACAAGACCCTGCGCGGCCCTCGTGGTGGTTTGATCCTGGCCAGGTCCAATCCGGAACTGGAGAAAAAACTCAACGCCGCGGTATTCCCCGGTGGCCAGGGCGGACCGCTGATGCACGTGATCGCCGCCAAGGCCGTGTGCTTCAAGGAAGCGCTGGAGCCTGCTTTCAAGACCTATCAGGCGCAAGTGATCCGCAACGCCCAGGCCATGGCCAAGGTGTTTATCGACCGTGGCTACGATGTGGTGTCCGGCGGCACCGATAACCACCTGTTCCTGGTCAGCCTGATCCGTCAGGGCCTCACCGGCAAAGACGCCGACGCCGCCCTCGGTCGCGCCGGCATCACCGTGAACAAGAACGCGGTGCCGAACGATCCGCAGTCGCCGTTCGTGACTTCCGGCCTGCGCATCGGCACCCCGGCCATCACCAGCCGTGGGTTCAAGGAAGCCCAGAGCATCGAGCTGGCGGGCTGGATCTGCGACATTCTCGATCACCTGAGTGACGCCGATGTCGAGGCCCAGGTCGCCAGCCTGGCTGCCGCGATGTGCAGTGACTTCCCGGTGTACCGCGACTGA